In Candidatus Baltobacteraceae bacterium, one genomic interval encodes:
- a CDS encoding RNA-binding S4 domain-containing protein — protein sequence MRPQRGKCAAGVSAGPMRLDKFMKVSRLSKRRSEAHEALEHGRITKDGRPLKPGYQVKPGDVLEIHYASKFVTVRVREVPLRMTPGVKSGELYELLDARKDEPSDWI from the coding sequence ATGCGTCCGCAAAGGGGGAAGTGCGCCGCGGGCGTAAGCGCAGGCCCGATGCGGCTGGACAAGTTCATGAAGGTATCGCGACTGAGCAAGCGCCGAAGCGAAGCCCACGAGGCGCTCGAGCACGGGCGCATAACCAAAGACGGCCGTCCGCTTAAACCCGGCTATCAAGTCAAGCCCGGCGACGTGCTGGAGATTCATTACGCGTCCAAGTTCGTGACCGTGCGCGTGCGCGAAGTACCGCTGCGCATGACGCCCGGCGTTAAGTCCGGCGAGTTGTACGAATTGCTCGATGCGCGCAAGGACGAGCCGTCGGATTGGATCTAA
- a CDS encoding MATE family efflux transporter, which translates to MAAKEASPAARGRGRLNIFDESVPMWRIFLVFLIPLMLSNVLQSASQTFSSIFLGRMIGVHALAAVSALFPVLFFLVSFIIGLSSGSTVLIGQAYGARDTHKMKAVAGTTLSVSLIMGVVVGIVGLIFTYPVLQMLGTPHDILDDSVVYSRIVFAYLPIFFPYIVYTTFLRGTGDSTTPFYFLIISTVLSIVLTPAFIRGWVGLPQMGIASAALSSFIANGVAFAALLGYLQYIKHPLRFDREIFADLKIDGKIFVTMVRIGIPTAIQVVTVALAEIAVITFVNRFGSSATAAYGAVNQVVGYVQFPAISIGIAASIFGAQCIGARREDKLSSVIHSGITLSYIVSGIFVVLCYAFSWILLGWFITDTHTLDIAHGLLMITLWSYVVFGNTSVLSGIMRSSGTVLWPTVIGVFSIVGVEVPAAYILMHHYGLNGVWMGYPIAFCTGLALQFAYYKLVWKKKTHERLV; encoded by the coding sequence ATGGCAGCGAAAGAGGCATCACCGGCTGCGCGCGGTCGCGGCCGGCTCAACATTTTCGACGAGAGCGTCCCGATGTGGCGCATTTTTCTCGTCTTCCTGATCCCCTTGATGCTGAGCAACGTGCTGCAGTCGGCCTCGCAGACGTTCTCGAGCATCTTCCTCGGCCGCATGATCGGCGTGCACGCGCTGGCCGCCGTTTCGGCGCTCTTCCCGGTTCTGTTCTTCCTCGTGTCGTTTATCATCGGGCTTTCGAGCGGCAGCACGGTTCTGATCGGTCAAGCCTATGGCGCCCGCGATACGCACAAAATGAAAGCCGTGGCCGGAACGACGCTCTCCGTGAGCCTGATCATGGGCGTGGTGGTCGGCATCGTCGGTCTGATCTTTACCTACCCCGTGCTGCAGATGCTCGGTACGCCGCACGACATTCTCGACGACTCGGTCGTCTACTCGCGTATCGTCTTCGCGTATCTGCCGATCTTTTTTCCGTACATCGTCTACACGACGTTTCTGCGCGGTACCGGCGATTCAACGACGCCATTTTACTTTCTGATCATCAGCACGGTGCTCTCGATCGTGTTGACGCCGGCGTTCATTCGGGGATGGGTCGGCCTGCCGCAGATGGGCATCGCCAGCGCCGCGCTTTCATCGTTCATCGCCAATGGCGTGGCCTTCGCCGCGCTGCTGGGCTACCTGCAGTACATCAAACATCCGCTGCGCTTCGATCGCGAGATTTTCGCCGATTTGAAGATCGACGGAAAGATCTTCGTAACGATGGTACGCATCGGCATTCCGACGGCGATTCAAGTGGTGACGGTCGCGCTCGCGGAGATCGCCGTCATTACGTTCGTCAATCGCTTCGGTTCGTCGGCGACGGCCGCTTACGGCGCGGTCAACCAAGTCGTCGGCTACGTGCAGTTTCCCGCAATCAGCATCGGCATCGCGGCCTCGATTTTCGGCGCCCAATGCATCGGCGCGCGTCGCGAAGACAAGCTCTCGAGCGTGATTCATTCCGGCATCACGTTGAGCTACATCGTCAGCGGCATCTTCGTGGTGCTCTGTTACGCCTTTTCGTGGATCCTGCTCGGATGGTTCATCACCGACACGCACACGCTCGATATCGCGCACGGTCTGCTGATGATCACGCTCTGGAGCTACGTCGTCTTCGGCAACACCAGCGTGCTAAGCGGCATCATGCGCTCGAGCGGAACGGTGCTCTGGCCGACCGTCATCGGCGTCTTCTCGATCGTCGGCGTCGAAGTCCCCGCCGCCTACATCCTCATGCATCACTACGGCCTAAACGGCGTATGGATGGGCTACCCCATCGCCTTCTGCACCGGCCTCGCACTACAGTTCGCCTACTACAAACTCGTCTGGAAAAAGAAAACCCACGAACGCCTAGTATAA
- a CDS encoding GIY-YIG nuclease family protein: MKRYYVYMLLCADESYYVGVTSNLEQRLAQHNDGWSPTCYTHERRPCRLAHVSEFGQVDDAIRWEKQLKGWSRKKKAALVSGDWKRIQMLSRSHASNKPVLRQAQDDK; encoded by the coding sequence ATGAAGCGTTATTACGTTTACATGCTGCTTTGCGCGGATGAGAGTTACTACGTCGGCGTTACGAGCAATCTCGAGCAGCGGCTAGCGCAGCACAATGACGGCTGGAGCCCGACCTGCTACACGCACGAGCGTCGTCCGTGCCGGCTCGCTCACGTCTCCGAGTTTGGACAAGTCGACGACGCGATCCGGTGGGAGAAACAACTCAAAGGCTGGTCCCGCAAGAAAAAAGCCGCACTCGTTAGCGGCGACTGGAAACGCATCCAAATGCTCTCGCGCAGCCACGCCTCGAACAAGCCCGTCCTTCGACAAGCTCAGGATGACAAATGA
- a CDS encoding hotdog fold domain-containing protein gives MATSKDPSSLIRLRMSAHDAHYGGNLVDGARMLALFGDVATELLIRMDGDEGLFVAYDSVEFLAPVFAGDYIEAEGWIDSVGNTSRKMRFEARKVIAARPDVNESAADILPEPLPVCRATGTCVTPKPKNRNPSS, from the coding sequence GTGGCAACAAGCAAAGATCCAAGCAGCCTGATTCGCCTGCGCATGAGCGCCCACGACGCGCACTACGGCGGCAATCTCGTCGACGGCGCGCGCATGCTCGCGCTCTTCGGCGACGTCGCAACCGAACTGCTCATCCGCATGGACGGTGACGAGGGCCTCTTCGTCGCCTACGATAGCGTCGAGTTTCTCGCACCCGTCTTCGCAGGCGACTACATCGAAGCCGAAGGCTGGATCGATTCCGTCGGCAACACCTCGCGCAAAATGCGCTTCGAAGCCCGCAAAGTCATCGCCGCCCGCCCCGACGTAAACGAAAGCGCCGCCGACATACTACCCGAACCACTCCCCGTCTGCCGCGCCACCGGCACCTGCGTCACCCCAAAACCCAAAAACCGCAACCCGTCATCCTGA
- the mazG gene encoding nucleoside triphosphate pyrophosphohydrolase, producing the protein MGNPLSDFPGLPPLLRALEARGIATHIVPGMPRATLSAAITMPLVPLPPASAHHSWDDLIEIMARLRQTCPWDREQTHRTLVPYLIEETYEVVEAIENDDRAGLCEELGDLLLQIVFHAQLGTETGAFSVADVVDALSNKMIRRHPHVFGDAVIEDVDAQWKNWEQLKSQEATGRKRKSRLDGIPRHLGALQRGQRMQEKAARVGFDWPNVQQIVDKLAEELGELAEARRAKQDDAHVREELGDVIFTLVNLSRGLGIDAEAAMREANEKFYKRFHFMEQRAAEAGKALTDMSLDELEELWQQAKIQAA; encoded by the coding sequence TTGGGGAACCCGCTGTCGGACTTTCCCGGGCTGCCGCCGTTGTTGCGGGCGCTTGAAGCGCGGGGGATCGCGACGCACATCGTTCCCGGGATGCCGCGCGCGACGCTCTCGGCGGCGATCACCATGCCGCTGGTTCCGCTGCCGCCCGCATCGGCGCATCACAGCTGGGACGACCTCATCGAGATCATGGCTCGCCTGCGTCAGACCTGTCCGTGGGATCGCGAACAGACGCATCGCACGCTCGTGCCGTATTTGATCGAAGAGACGTACGAAGTGGTCGAAGCGATCGAGAACGACGATCGCGCGGGCCTCTGCGAAGAGCTCGGCGATCTTCTCTTGCAGATCGTCTTCCACGCGCAACTCGGCACCGAGACCGGCGCGTTCAGCGTAGCCGACGTGGTCGACGCGCTCTCGAACAAAATGATCCGCCGGCATCCGCACGTTTTCGGCGACGCCGTAATCGAAGATGTCGACGCGCAGTGGAAGAATTGGGAGCAGCTCAAATCGCAAGAAGCGACGGGGCGCAAGCGCAAGAGCCGGCTCGACGGAATTCCCCGCCATCTCGGCGCGCTGCAACGCGGGCAGCGCATGCAAGAAAAGGCCGCGCGCGTCGGCTTCGATTGGCCCAACGTGCAGCAGATCGTGGATAAGCTCGCCGAAGAGTTGGGCGAACTCGCGGAGGCGCGCCGCGCCAAGCAAGACGATGCGCACGTACGCGAAGAACTCGGCGACGTGATCTTCACGCTGGTCAATCTCTCGCGCGGCCTCGGCATCGACGCGGAGGCCGCGATGCGCGAAGCGAACGAGAAATTCTACAAACGCTTTCACTTCATGGAGCAGCGCGCCGCGGAGGCTGGGAAAGCCCTCACGGACATGTCGCTCGACGAACTCGAGGAATTGTGGCAACAAGCAAAGATCCAAGCAGCCTGA
- a CDS encoding peptidylprolyl isomerase: MSKVHRLLAGLATAVLAVSLSACSGSSSAVMTVNGQAITHSQFDQQLENSPASRQVLQQTVTNTLLDQYAKDHNITVTDADYAKIENTYKTQYPNGQFDALLKARGMTEQDFRDLIRPQIIIDKALGANIKVSDAQAKAYFAKNHAAFDTPDEVHARHILVTDLATANKVEADLKAGKSFADEAKKYSQDPGSKDKGGDLGWQRKGGLVPAFEKYAYSAPYNQTSPPIKSPFGYHIIQVIERKPAKVAKFADVKDQIIATLRQQQEAPLVQAFIQGLVQKAKIESNDPKYAGLFPNATGSPAPASP; this comes from the coding sequence ATGTCGAAAGTCCACCGCCTGCTCGCGGGCCTTGCCACTGCCGTGTTAGCCGTCTCGCTCTCTGCCTGTTCGGGCAGCAGCAGCGCGGTGATGACCGTCAACGGTCAAGCGATCACCCACAGCCAGTTCGATCAACAGCTCGAGAACAGCCCGGCCTCGCGTCAGGTTCTGCAGCAAACGGTCACCAACACGCTGCTCGATCAGTACGCCAAGGATCACAACATTACGGTGACCGACGCCGACTACGCCAAGATCGAAAATACGTATAAGACGCAGTACCCGAACGGCCAGTTCGACGCACTGCTCAAAGCGCGCGGCATGACCGAGCAAGATTTCCGCGACCTGATTCGCCCGCAGATCATCATCGATAAAGCGCTCGGGGCGAACATCAAGGTCAGCGACGCGCAAGCCAAGGCGTACTTCGCCAAGAACCACGCCGCGTTCGATACGCCCGACGAAGTGCACGCGCGCCACATCTTGGTCACCGATCTCGCGACCGCAAACAAAGTGGAAGCCGATCTCAAAGCCGGCAAAAGCTTCGCCGACGAAGCCAAGAAATATTCGCAAGATCCCGGCAGCAAAGATAAGGGCGGCGATCTCGGCTGGCAGCGTAAGGGCGGCCTCGTACCGGCCTTCGAGAAGTACGCGTACTCGGCGCCGTACAACCAAACCAGCCCGCCGATCAAATCGCCCTTCGGCTATCACATCATCCAAGTGATCGAACGCAAACCCGCCAAAGTCGCGAAGTTTGCCGACGTGAAGGATCAGATCATCGCGACGCTGCGTCAGCAGCAAGAAGCGCCACTGGTTCAGGCCTTCATCCAGGGCCTCGTGCAGAAGGCGAAGATCGAAAGCAACGATCCGAAGTACGCGGGACTCTTCCCGAACGCGACCGGCTCGCCGGCGCCGGCTTCGCCCTAG
- a CDS encoding SpoIIE family protein phosphatase, translating to MARIDERPQPRIETSRGPVAAAITLGSLFAVLLIAFVAGTFVLRSTFGETRALRTTEIARAQLLSLQLDEETGIRGYVAARNPVFLQPYYAATAQFPAALARFEHAAVHAHVNDAAQRAAQLGAYNALWQREMAQPLLRNAAPADQTAIALRGKGIVDRYRRADETLRNEIGRDADLAEQRTTISLMTIALYLFLGILAIGIIIVLVSRAQQRLRLEYERNAAQLRATQLVADALQQALLPGTLPCDHTVCFDATYRPASEIAQVGGDWYDAIALEDGRFLFSLGDVAGHGIASAVVMSRVRQAILALATEEDDPARLLRQTNRALHLQGADMMVTAICGFYDPRTRTITYATAGHPAPIIWSAAHGARLMRRHGMALGVDDEMPLETFTHPIEPGTLLVLYTDGLLEYARDFEAGEKRLLAVVDAMGSSLDHRPASEIATRALAGARAPDDIAVLTARFAT from the coding sequence TTGGCGAGAATCGACGAACGCCCGCAGCCGCGTATCGAAACCTCGCGCGGGCCGGTGGCGGCGGCCATCACGCTCGGCTCGCTCTTCGCCGTTTTGCTGATCGCTTTTGTAGCCGGTACGTTCGTGCTGCGCTCGACGTTCGGTGAAACGCGCGCGCTTCGCACCACCGAGATCGCCCGCGCGCAGCTCCTGAGCCTCCAACTCGATGAGGAGACCGGCATACGCGGCTACGTCGCCGCTCGTAATCCCGTCTTTCTCCAGCCCTACTACGCCGCGACCGCGCAGTTCCCGGCCGCACTCGCGCGCTTCGAGCACGCTGCGGTCCACGCGCACGTCAACGACGCCGCGCAGCGCGCCGCCCAACTCGGCGCCTACAACGCACTCTGGCAGCGCGAGATGGCGCAACCGTTGCTGCGCAACGCCGCGCCTGCCGACCAAACGGCGATCGCGCTTCGCGGCAAAGGCATCGTCGATCGATACCGGCGTGCCGACGAAACGCTGCGCAACGAGATCGGGCGCGACGCCGACCTCGCGGAGCAGCGAACCACGATCAGCTTAATGACCATCGCGCTCTATCTGTTCCTGGGAATTCTCGCGATCGGCATCATCATCGTGCTGGTCAGCCGCGCGCAGCAGCGCCTGCGTCTGGAGTACGAGCGCAACGCCGCACAACTACGAGCGACGCAACTCGTTGCCGACGCGCTGCAGCAGGCGCTCCTGCCGGGCACGCTGCCGTGCGATCACACCGTCTGTTTCGATGCGACGTATCGGCCGGCATCGGAGATCGCGCAGGTCGGCGGCGATTGGTACGACGCCATCGCGCTCGAAGACGGGCGGTTTCTCTTTTCGCTCGGCGACGTGGCGGGACACGGCATCGCTTCGGCGGTCGTAATGAGCCGCGTTCGGCAGGCGATCCTCGCACTCGCAACCGAGGAAGACGACCCCGCGCGGCTTCTGCGGCAGACCAATCGCGCGCTTCATCTTCAGGGCGCCGACATGATGGTGACCGCGATCTGCGGCTTCTACGATCCGCGCACGCGCACGATTACCTACGCGACCGCCGGACACCCGGCTCCGATCATTTGGAGCGCAGCGCACGGCGCGCGCCTGATGCGGCGCCACGGCATGGCCCTGGGCGTCGACGACGAGATGCCGCTGGAAACGTTCACGCACCCGATCGAGCCGGGCACCCTGCTCGTGCTCTATACCGACGGGCTGCTCGAATACGCGCGCGACTTCGAGGCCGGCGAAAAACGCCTGCTCGCGGTCGTCGATGCAATGGGATCCAGTCTCGACCATCGCCCGGCTTCCGAGATCGCCACGCGAGCCCTGGCCGGAGCGCGGGCGCCCGACGACATCGCCGTACTCACCGCACGCTTCGCGACTTAA